Proteins from one Chroococcidiopsis sp. CCMEE 29 genomic window:
- a CDS encoding mechanosensitive ion channel family protein, giving the protein MNPETSVGPVWNKVQGMINGAIILLPNIVLALIVFALFFFAARWFKLLVKRLTRRHRQARNLGLVLGRLSQGIVILVGLFIALSIVIPTFRAGDLIQLLGISGVAIGFAFRDILQNFLAGILILLTEPFRIDDQIVFKDFEGTVENIETRATTIRTYDGRRIVIPNSELFTNSVTVNTAFENRRLEYDVGIGYGDDINRAKELMLEAIHSVDDVLQDPAPDVLVVELAESTVNIRARWWIKPPRRADSLDARDQVLTAIKNKLVTNGIDLPFPTQQILFHDQTEETDGDRGRQREGWPAGKKEVPKPRGISDALRRIAEMRAQRNGSESNNNRDQTANDD; this is encoded by the coding sequence ATGAATCCTGAGACATCAGTAGGACCAGTGTGGAATAAAGTCCAAGGAATGATCAACGGAGCTATCATCTTACTGCCAAATATTGTATTGGCATTAATTGTCTTTGCACTGTTTTTTTTCGCTGCGCGGTGGTTTAAATTGCTGGTCAAGCGCCTTACCCGCAGGCATCGGCAGGCGCGGAATCTGGGGTTGGTACTTGGACGTTTGTCCCAAGGAATTGTAATTTTAGTCGGTTTATTTATAGCATTATCGATTGTTATACCGACGTTCAGAGCAGGAGATTTAATTCAGTTGCTGGGAATCAGTGGTGTAGCGATCGGCTTTGCGTTCCGCGACATCCTCCAGAACTTCCTAGCTGGTATCCTGATTTTATTAACGGAGCCTTTTCGGATCGACGATCAGATCGTATTTAAAGACTTTGAGGGCACAGTTGAAAATATCGAAACACGAGCCACGACAATCAGGACTTATGATGGCCGTCGCATTGTCATTCCGAACTCTGAACTTTTCACGAATTCGGTGACTGTTAACACCGCTTTTGAGAACCGCCGACTTGAGTATGATGTTGGGATAGGCTACGGCGACGATATTAATCGGGCAAAGGAGTTAATGTTGGAAGCGATCCATAGCGTGGATGATGTGTTACAAGATCCGGCTCCTGACGTGCTAGTCGTAGAACTTGCTGAAAGTACCGTGAACATCCGCGCTCGATGGTGGATTAAACCACCCCGACGGGCAGATAGTCTCGATGCGCGAGATCAAGTGCTGACTGCAATCAAGAATAAGCTGGTTACCAACGGCATTGACCTGCCCTTCCCAACCCAACAAATTCTCTTTCACGACCAGACAGAGGAAACAGATGGCGATCGCGGGCGTCAACGTGAAGGATGGCCTGCTGGGAAAAAGGAAGTACCAAAGCCACGCGGCATCAGTGATGCACTCAGGAGAATTGCCGAGATGCGAGCGCAAAGAAATGGCAGTGAAAGCAACAACAACCGCGATCAAACAGCAAACGATGACTGA
- a CDS encoding S-layer homology domain-containing protein, translating into MVPQLLVRSCSFCLVAVASSLTLAISPVHAQTVEPLEQPSSPGSNSIPDTQQLIRREQAPLPLDQVYQLPIEQFEPPFADVPTNHWAYEAVTRVFYGGIVRGYPASPNFSQPNPQ; encoded by the coding sequence ATGGTACCCCAGTTGCTTGTGCGTTCTTGCTCTTTTTGTTTGGTAGCGGTTGCTTCCAGCTTGACTTTAGCCATCAGTCCTGTCCATGCCCAGACAGTTGAACCACTAGAGCAGCCATCTTCCCCTGGATCTAACTCAATTCCTGATACCCAGCAGTTGATCCGACGCGAACAAGCACCACTGCCTCTCGATCAGGTTTATCAGTTACCGATTGAGCAATTTGAACCACCATTTGCAGATGTGCCAACGAATCACTGGGCATATGAAGCAGTGACGCGGGTATTCTATGGTGGTATTGTCAGAGGCTATCCTGCATCACCTAATTTCTCTCAGCCAAATCCTCAGTGA
- a CDS encoding translation initiation factor codes for MAAANRKSSDTNKSSEDRVIYREFGNDNSAALERAVPELPLSQQNLRVQASRKGRKGKTVTVITGFQAKPETLAALLKQLKTQCGTGGTVKENEIEIQGDHKQKLVQILTQLGYKAKISGG; via the coding sequence ATGGCAGCTGCAAATCGTAAGTCCTCTGACACTAACAAATCCTCTGAAGACCGAGTTATCTACCGAGAATTTGGTAATGATAACTCGGCTGCTTTGGAACGGGCGGTTCCAGAACTGCCTCTTTCGCAGCAAAATCTCCGAGTGCAAGCTTCCCGCAAGGGACGCAAAGGTAAAACTGTAACGGTGATTACTGGATTTCAAGCAAAGCCAGAAACTTTGGCAGCCCTACTGAAACAACTGAAAACTCAGTGTGGTACTGGTGGCACAGTTAAGGAAAACGAAATTGAAATTCAGGGCGATCATAAGCAGAAGCTGGTGCAGATTCTAACTCAACTAGGTTACAAAGCTAAAATCAGCGGTGGCTAA
- a CDS encoding YqaE/Pmp3 family membrane protein, translating into MDIIRLICAIFLPPLGVFLQVGFGTDFWINVLLTLLGYIPGIVHAVWIILSKR; encoded by the coding sequence ATGGATATTATTCGGCTTATATGTGCTATCTTTTTGCCCCCTCTTGGTGTCTTCTTGCAAGTAGGTTTCGGCACAGACTTTTGGATCAATGTCCTCTTAACGCTTCTCGGCTATATTCCTGGGATTGTTCATGCTGTATGGATAATCTTGTCTAAAAGATAG
- a CDS encoding dienelactone hydrolase family protein — translation MKVLPSFLIAPIVTLLLSTTAQAEVRTRTVEYKHGNTVLEGYLAYDDEIKGQRPGVMVVHEWTGVGPYVRQRAEQLAKLGYVAFAIDMYGKGIRPKNDQEAAAQAKIYRSDRKLMRDRANAGLQVLQKNQLTDTKRIAAIGYCFGGGTVLELARSGANLAGVVSFHGNLDTPNPGDAKNIKGKVLVLHGANDPLVPPEQVLAFGEEMTQAEVDWQLVAYGDAVHSFTNPEAGNEPSKGVAYNQVADRRSWQDMQQFFAEIFQFKKP, via the coding sequence ATGAAAGTCTTACCCTCATTCCTGATTGCTCCGATTGTTACCTTATTGTTGTCAACCACTGCACAAGCAGAAGTGCGGACACGAACTGTTGAATATAAGCATGGCAACACTGTGTTGGAAGGCTATTTGGCATACGATGACGAAATAAAAGGGCAGCGTCCAGGCGTGATGGTTGTGCATGAATGGACGGGGGTAGGACCTTATGTGAGGCAGCGTGCCGAACAGCTGGCAAAACTTGGTTATGTTGCCTTTGCCATCGATATGTATGGCAAGGGTATCAGACCAAAGAACGATCAAGAGGCGGCAGCACAAGCTAAAATCTACAGGTCAGATAGAAAACTGATGCGCGATCGCGCTAACGCGGGGTTGCAAGTTTTACAAAAAAATCAGCTAACTGATACCAAACGCATCGCCGCGATCGGATATTGTTTCGGTGGCGGCACCGTCTTAGAATTGGCACGTAGCGGAGCTAATTTAGCGGGTGTAGTGAGCTTTCACGGCAACCTCGACACGCCTAACCCCGGTGATGCCAAAAATATCAAGGGTAAGGTACTTGTACTGCATGGTGCCAACGATCCGCTAGTACCACCGGAGCAAGTTTTAGCCTTTGGCGAGGAAATGACTCAGGCAGAAGTTGATTGGCAACTGGTAGCTTATGGCGATGCTGTCCACAGTTTCACCAATCCTGAAGCTGGAAATGAGCCATCTAAGGGTGTGGCTTACAATCAAGTAGCTGACAGGCGATCGTGGCAAGATATGCAGCAATTTTTTGCTGAGATCTTTCAGTTTAAGAAACCTTAG
- a CDS encoding NAD(P)H-quinone oxidoreductase subunit 4, which translates to MISTQFPWLTTIILLPLVAAFVIPLIPAQQSKTIRWYALGVGIADFVLMVYAFWRNYDFQNSTFQLAESYPWVPQLGLNWSVAVDGLSLPLVLLTGLITTLAILAAWNVTNKPRLFYFLMLAMYSAQIGVFAAQDILLFFLMWELELVPVYLLISIWGGSNRRYAATKFILYTAAASIFILVAGLAMAFYGDNVTFDMASLGLKQYPKAFEMLVYAGLLIAFGVKLPIFPLHTWLPDAHSEASAPVSMILAGVLLKMGGYALIRMNIEMLPNAHIYFAPVLVILGIVNIIYGAFAAFAQGNLKRRLAYSSIAHMGFVLIGIASFTDLGIGGAVLQMVSHGLIAASLFFLSGVTYERTHTLVMEKMGGMAKQMPKVFALFTAASMASLGLPGMSGFVGELTVFLGITTSDAYSSTFKFVVLLLAAVGLILTPIYLLSMLREVFYGEENSGLIIEEYLGDAKPREIFIAVCLLVPIIGIGLYPKVATQTYDVKTVAVAAHVRHALPVIAQKQSPNLYAGLFTAPSLASSDAQALVGVVQSISTR; encoded by the coding sequence ATGATTAGCACTCAATTTCCCTGGTTAACTACTATTATTTTGTTGCCGCTGGTGGCTGCCTTCGTCATCCCCTTAATTCCTGCTCAGCAAAGCAAAACTATCCGTTGGTATGCGCTGGGAGTGGGGATAGCGGACTTTGTACTGATGGTATATGCCTTTTGGCGCAACTACGATTTCCAAAACTCTACCTTCCAACTGGCTGAAAGCTATCCTTGGGTACCGCAGCTGGGTTTGAATTGGTCAGTGGCAGTTGATGGTTTGTCACTGCCTTTAGTGCTTCTAACGGGCTTAATTACCACTCTGGCAATCTTGGCGGCGTGGAACGTTACTAACAAGCCGCGCTTGTTTTACTTCCTAATGCTGGCAATGTACAGCGCTCAGATTGGTGTCTTTGCCGCGCAAGATATACTCTTGTTCTTCCTAATGTGGGAACTGGAGTTAGTGCCGGTATACCTGCTTATTTCCATCTGGGGAGGCTCTAATCGGCGTTATGCAGCGACTAAGTTTATTCTTTATACTGCCGCAGCATCTATATTTATTTTGGTAGCAGGCTTGGCGATGGCTTTCTATGGGGATAACGTCACATTTGACATGGCTTCCCTAGGCTTGAAGCAATATCCCAAAGCCTTTGAAATGCTAGTTTATGCTGGGTTATTGATTGCCTTCGGGGTGAAGTTGCCGATTTTCCCTCTGCACACTTGGCTGCCAGACGCTCACAGTGAGGCTTCGGCTCCTGTATCGATGATTTTGGCTGGGGTGTTGCTGAAAATGGGTGGCTATGCGCTGATCCGCATGAATATTGAAATGCTGCCCAATGCCCATATTTACTTTGCGCCAGTTCTAGTCATTCTGGGTATAGTCAACATCATCTATGGTGCTTTTGCAGCCTTTGCCCAAGGTAATCTCAAACGGCGGTTAGCCTACTCTTCAATTGCTCACATGGGCTTTGTTTTGATTGGCATTGCCTCATTTACAGATCTTGGTATCGGCGGTGCCGTGCTGCAAATGGTTTCCCACGGCTTAATTGCGGCTAGTCTATTCTTCCTCTCCGGTGTTACCTATGAGCGTACCCATACCTTGGTAATGGAAAAAATGGGTGGAATGGCGAAGCAAATGCCTAAAGTGTTTGCCCTGTTCACCGCTGCTTCGATGGCTTCTCTAGGTTTGCCAGGGATGAGTGGGTTTGTCGGTGAATTGACGGTGTTTCTAGGGATTACAACTAGTGATGCTTACAGTTCCACATTTAAGTTTGTAGTCTTGCTACTGGCAGCAGTTGGCTTGATTCTGACTCCGATTTATTTGCTCTCAATGCTACGAGAGGTGTTCTACGGTGAAGAGAATTCCGGATTGATCATTGAGGAATATCTGGGAGATGCTAAGCCGCGTGAGATTTTTATTGCAGTTTGCCTGTTGGTTCCAATCATTGGCATTGGCTTATATCCTAAGGTGGCAACTCAGACATATGATGTGAAGACGGTAGCAGTGGCAGCCCATGTCCGCCATGCTCTACCAGTGATTGCCCAAAAGCAGTCACCCAATCTTTACGCTGGTTTGTTTACAGCACCGTCCTTGGCTAGTTCTGATGCTCAAGCGTTAGTGGGTGTGGTTCAGTCCATCTCTACACGCTAG
- the thrB gene encoding homoserine kinase — protein MAKTVTVTVPATTANLGPGFDCIGAALTLYNSFKFSRLESGADSLVSITVTGAEAKRVRADESNLVYQAFVKLYKQLDQTVPPVQIKIQLGVPLARGLGSSATAIVGGLVGANQLAGSPLDQTEVMELAIALEGHPDNVVPALLGGCCLAASREGNEPQRRQEREEWEICDVSWDDSVVPVVAIPDFELSTQEARRVLPVQVSRADAIFNTAHLGLLVRGLETGRGDWLRAALQDRLHQPYRQVLIPGYEGVRSAAMAAGAYGMVISGAGPTLLALVDTAQAAAVETAMSKAWQQEGITAQMRSLSIDSQGARSSIGE, from the coding sequence ATGGCTAAAACCGTTACTGTTACCGTTCCTGCTACCACTGCTAACTTGGGCCCTGGTTTTGATTGCATCGGTGCAGCTTTAACTTTGTATAACTCTTTCAAGTTTTCTCGCCTTGAATCAGGTGCTGACAGCTTAGTTAGTATTACCGTTACTGGTGCGGAAGCCAAGCGCGTTAGGGCTGATGAGAGCAATTTGGTTTATCAGGCGTTTGTGAAGTTATACAAACAGCTCGATCAGACAGTGCCACCTGTGCAGATTAAGATTCAGTTGGGTGTGCCTTTGGCAAGGGGGTTGGGTAGTTCGGCTACGGCAATTGTCGGTGGTTTGGTGGGTGCTAATCAGTTGGCGGGTTCACCTTTAGATCAGACTGAGGTGATGGAGTTGGCGATCGCTTTGGAAGGACACCCGGATAATGTGGTTCCGGCTTTGTTGGGCGGGTGTTGTTTGGCAGCGAGTAGAGAGGGTAACGAACCGCAAAGACGCCAAGAACGCGAAGAATGGGAGATTTGTGATGTTTCTTGGGATGATAGTGTAGTGCCAGTGGTGGCAATTCCTGATTTTGAGCTTTCAACTCAGGAGGCACGGCGGGTTTTGCCTGTACAGGTGAGTCGGGCGGATGCAATTTTTAATACGGCGCATTTGGGGTTGTTGGTGCGGGGGCTGGAAACAGGGCGGGGAGACTGGCTAAGGGCGGCGTTGCAAGATCGATTGCATCAGCCTTATCGTCAAGTTTTAATTCCAGGTTATGAGGGAGTGCGCTCAGCTGCTATGGCAGCTGGGGCTTATGGCATGGTAATTAGTGGTGCGGGACCAACTTTGTTAGCTTTGGTGGATACGGCACAGGCGGCAGCTGTTGAGACGGCAATGAGTAAGGCTTGGCAGCAGGAGGGAATCACAGCACAGATGCGATCGCTTTCGATTGACAGCCAAGGAGCGAGAAGCTCGATCGGAGAATAA
- a CDS encoding VOC family protein yields the protein MKLGAINHIALTVSALERSEAFYNALLGFLGYEQGEKTEQLILWASSNSVITISPANPRSPNKNHDRYSPGLHHLAFSADCREEVDRLYQYLSEHGVEILDPPTEYDYLPGYYAVYFLDPDGIKLELAHIPNWPPE from the coding sequence ATGAAACTGGGAGCTATCAATCACATAGCCTTGACTGTATCTGCTCTAGAGCGTTCCGAGGCTTTTTACAACGCGCTACTTGGATTTTTGGGTTACGAACAGGGAGAAAAAACAGAGCAGTTAATTCTCTGGGCAAGCTCTAATAGTGTCATAACTATTTCCCCAGCAAACCCTAGATCACCCAATAAAAATCACGATCGCTATTCTCCTGGGTTGCATCATCTTGCTTTTAGTGCAGATTGTCGAGAAGAAGTGGATCGGCTGTACCAATATCTGAGTGAGCATGGGGTAGAGATTCTCGATCCTCCCACCGAATACGACTATTTGCCAGGTTACTATGCTGTGTACTTTTTAGACCCAGACGGCATCAAGCTCGAACTAGCTCATATTCCTAATTGGCCACCTGAGTAG
- a CDS encoding tRNA-binding protein: MTTTVEEITFSDFLKVDIRVGTILEAGDNLKARQPAYVLTIDFGELGEKTSSAQITQNYSKEELIGKQIIAVVNFPPKKVAGIKSEVLVLATVCPTGGTVLLEPNMPVENGTRIS, translated from the coding sequence ATGACAACAACTGTAGAAGAAATTACTTTCTCTGACTTTCTCAAAGTTGACATTCGAGTTGGCACGATTCTTGAAGCTGGAGATAATTTGAAGGCAAGGCAACCAGCATACGTGCTGACGATAGATTTTGGCGAACTGGGAGAAAAGACTAGTTCTGCTCAAATTACCCAAAACTATTCCAAGGAAGAACTGATAGGAAAGCAAATTATTGCTGTAGTTAACTTCCCACCTAAAAAAGTAGCAGGTATCAAGTCTGAAGTTTTGGTTCTAGCGACCGTTTGCCCAACTGGCGGTACAGTTTTATTAGAGCCAAATATGCCTGTAGAAAATGGGACTCGGATCAGTTAA
- a CDS encoding PLP-dependent aminotransferase family protein — protein sequence MRIPLERHSSKAVYLQIRDRLRRLIQTGALQPGDKLPSIRSLAKSTRVNKLTVIEAYNVLEADGLVEARQGSGYFVSPAKITCPDAAPTFAPPQDVIVSEQPPPPPLVKEWKGGSYFNLYMASVQARHQPGMIDLSSGFSLASGLEDLPRIARRAVKQVAGSLFNYDLPQGQLMLRQQISRTLVQQHGLEVTPEDLIVTNGSKQGLSLVVQYYVKPGDWVIVESPTWHGMLSLLYNMGAKVIGIPMTAEGMNLELLEKNLHTYRPKLIFTVSTLHNPTGITTSQAHRRQLLQLAESYDCVILEDNAYEGLNFELVPAPIKALDRKDIVTYVGTFSKTIMPGIRVGYLVVTGQHYQPLVERKLLSDIHVSTVSQAIVSEYLASGHYRHHLAHLQTQHLQSRNAMLSALQRYFPPSASWTVPNGGTFLWVQMPAGLPLSEICQQALSRGVFVAEGTPFFPGQQGYPALRLNFTLLPEQIERGIAVLGELLKDYLRKG from the coding sequence GTGAGAATTCCTCTAGAGCGGCATTCATCCAAAGCTGTCTATTTGCAGATTCGCGATCGCCTCCGCCGTCTGATCCAAACCGGAGCGTTGCAACCTGGAGACAAACTGCCTTCAATTCGCTCTTTAGCTAAAAGTACGCGAGTCAACAAACTAACCGTCATTGAAGCTTACAACGTTCTCGAAGCTGATGGACTGGTTGAGGCACGTCAAGGTTCTGGCTATTTCGTAAGTCCAGCTAAGATTACTTGTCCAGATGCAGCCCCAACATTTGCTCCTCCTCAAGACGTGATTGTCTCAGAGCAACCCCCGCCTCCGCCTCTAGTCAAGGAATGGAAGGGAGGGTCGTATTTCAATCTCTACATGGCATCTGTGCAAGCACGCCACCAACCGGGGATGATTGACCTTAGTAGCGGTTTCTCTCTCGCGTCGGGACTAGAAGATTTACCGCGAATTGCCAGAAGGGCAGTCAAACAAGTAGCAGGTAGCTTATTTAACTACGATCTGCCCCAAGGACAGCTGATGCTGCGGCAACAAATTAGCCGGACGTTGGTACAGCAGCACGGACTAGAAGTAACGCCAGAGGATTTGATCGTCACCAATGGTTCTAAGCAAGGGTTGTCTCTAGTAGTTCAATACTATGTAAAACCTGGAGATTGGGTAATTGTAGAAAGTCCCACCTGGCACGGAATGTTATCGCTGTTGTACAACATGGGCGCAAAGGTGATTGGTATTCCCATGACAGCAGAGGGAATGAATTTGGAGTTGTTGGAGAAAAACCTTCATACTTATCGACCAAAGCTGATTTTTACGGTCAGTACGTTGCATAATCCTACAGGTATCACTACTTCTCAAGCTCATCGGCGGCAATTGTTGCAACTGGCTGAAAGCTACGATTGTGTGATTCTTGAAGATAACGCTTATGAAGGGTTGAATTTTGAACTGGTGCCAGCTCCGATTAAGGCTTTAGATAGGAAAGATATCGTAACTTACGTTGGCACTTTCTCAAAAACTATCATGCCAGGTATCCGAGTCGGCTATTTGGTAGTGACAGGGCAGCACTATCAGCCATTAGTGGAACGCAAGTTGTTGAGTGATATCCATGTTTCCACAGTTTCTCAAGCAATTGTCAGTGAATATCTGGCTTCAGGACATTACCGTCATCACCTGGCACATTTGCAAACCCAACATCTCCAAAGCCGGAATGCCATGCTAAGTGCCTTGCAACGGTATTTTCCCCCCTCAGCATCTTGGACTGTTCCAAATGGTGGGACATTTCTCTGGGTACAAATGCCAGCAGGTTTACCCCTATCGGAAATCTGCCAGCAAGCTTTATCAAGAGGGGTTTTTGTTGCTGAGGGAACGCCCTTTTTCCCAGGACAGCAAGGCTATCCTGCTCTCCGCCTGAATTTCACCCTCTTACCAGAGCAAATTGAGCGAGGGATCGCGGTGTTAGGGGAACTGCTGAAAGACTACCTACGCAAAGGGTGA
- a CDS encoding pyridoxamine 5'-phosphate oxidase family protein, translating into MKTFNQPLQSTNTPEDFTPTQKSTVKRSQRGNYERQTVYQILDEGLVCHVGFVVDGQPYVIPTAYGRVGDKLYIHGSPASRMLRTLRAGIEVCLTVTLLDGLVLARSAFHHSMNYRSVVVFGTASVVEDIEEKLAALHAFTEHIVSGRWQEIRQPSCTELAGTLVLSLPLIEVSAKVRTGPPIDDEADYELPVWAGEIPLRLVALKPINDPRLQPGIVPSSSYASRLS; encoded by the coding sequence ATGAAAACTTTTAATCAGCCGCTACAGAGCACTAATACGCCGGAGGACTTTACACCAACTCAAAAAAGTACAGTCAAGCGCTCCCAACGGGGAAATTATGAGCGCCAAACCGTATACCAAATTCTAGACGAAGGGCTTGTGTGCCATGTAGGTTTCGTTGTTGATGGTCAGCCTTATGTCATTCCTACCGCATATGGACGAGTGGGAGACAAGCTATATATCCACGGCTCACCAGCTAGCCGGATGCTACGTACTCTACGGGCAGGTATAGAAGTATGCCTGACGGTGACTTTACTCGATGGTTTAGTGTTAGCTCGCTCAGCTTTCCATCACTCGATGAATTATCGGTCAGTCGTAGTATTTGGTACGGCGTCAGTAGTAGAAGATATAGAGGAGAAACTGGCAGCACTCCATGCTTTTACAGAACACATTGTTTCCGGTAGATGGCAGGAGATTCGCCAACCAAGTTGCACTGAGTTGGCAGGAACTTTAGTGTTATCTTTGCCACTCATTGAAGTCTCTGCCAAGGTACGTACTGGTCCACCAATAGATGACGAGGCTGACTACGAACTGCCAGTGTGGGCAGGTGAAATTCCACTTCGCCTGGTGGCTCTAAAACCAATTAACGATCCGCGTCTTCAACCAGGAATAGTGCCTTCCTCTAGTTATGCAAGCAGACTTAGCTAG
- the dnaG gene encoding DNA primase codes for MQIPRLHPDTIEQVKQRADIVDVISEHVVLRKGGKGFVGLCPFHQEKSPSFSVSPTKQMYYCFGCNAGGDAIKFLMEIGKRSFSEVVLDLARRYQVSVQTLEPEQRQELQRQLSLREQLYEVLAVSAQFYQHALQQPQGHLALNYLQSSRKLSIETIQQFGLGYAPTGWETLYRYLVEHKRYPVQLLEKAGLIRQRQSGDGYYDYFRDRLMIPIHDSQGRVIGFGGRTFSDEQPKYLNSPETELFNKGKTLFALDQAKSAISQMDQAVVVEGYFDAIALHAAGINNVVASLGTALSLEQVRQLLRYSESKQLVLNFDADSAGTQAAERAIGEIATLAYRGEVQLRILNLPEGKDADEYLHTYTPEHYQELLKTAPLWLDWQIQQILANRDLKQASQFQQVAQQMVKLLQQIENRDTRNYYVGHCAELLSLGDARLVPLRAENLLAQIAPVKNYQNSKPVKRQQAALAPTSSLSPTTQAFPEKGDRSLLEQAEALLLRIYLHCPEHRQAVSDALKERDLQFSLSHHRFLWRKILEVTSEDSRQEIIHHLAIAQPQLDLISHLQLQCLQSEEQMTQISHLFHVDEKTQHDMLRASQVIQATTACMERVLCEKRYRHFLELWQQTDPTTEPEQAQFYYQSLYTEQRRLQKLDRQRQFSLPDLL; via the coding sequence ATGCAAATTCCCCGCCTGCATCCAGACACAATTGAACAAGTCAAACAACGGGCTGACATCGTAGATGTCATCTCAGAACACGTTGTCTTACGCAAGGGTGGGAAAGGCTTTGTTGGCTTGTGCCCCTTTCATCAGGAAAAGTCTCCTAGTTTTAGTGTTAGCCCCACTAAGCAAATGTATTACTGCTTCGGCTGTAACGCTGGGGGAGATGCGATTAAGTTCCTAATGGAAATAGGAAAGCGCTCTTTCAGTGAAGTGGTGCTGGATTTGGCGCGACGCTACCAAGTGTCGGTGCAAACTCTGGAACCAGAACAGCGGCAAGAATTGCAACGCCAGTTATCTTTACGAGAACAACTATATGAGGTGCTGGCAGTAAGCGCACAGTTCTACCAACACGCCTTGCAGCAACCTCAAGGACATCTAGCTCTGAATTATTTGCAATCCTCACGGAAGTTAAGCATAGAAACCATTCAGCAGTTTGGTTTAGGGTATGCTCCAACCGGGTGGGAAACCCTCTATCGCTACTTGGTGGAACATAAACGCTACCCAGTCCAACTGCTGGAAAAAGCAGGGTTGATTCGGCAGCGGCAATCTGGGGATGGCTACTATGACTACTTCCGCGATCGCTTAATGATTCCCATCCATGACAGCCAAGGACGAGTGATTGGCTTTGGTGGCAGAACATTCAGCGATGAGCAACCGAAGTATCTCAACTCACCTGAAACAGAGCTTTTTAATAAAGGTAAAACTCTGTTTGCCCTCGATCAGGCTAAGTCTGCTATTTCCCAAATGGATCAGGCTGTGGTGGTAGAGGGATATTTTGACGCGATCGCTCTCCACGCCGCCGGAATTAACAACGTTGTTGCCTCGCTTGGTACTGCCCTTAGTTTGGAGCAAGTACGACAGTTATTGCGATACAGTGAATCCAAGCAGTTGGTACTCAATTTTGATGCTGACTCTGCTGGCACCCAAGCAGCTGAACGAGCAATCGGGGAAATTGCCACTCTTGCCTATCGAGGTGAAGTCCAGCTACGGATTCTCAACCTACCCGAAGGCAAAGATGCCGATGAATACCTGCATACCTACACACCTGAACACTATCAAGAATTGCTGAAAACTGCACCTTTGTGGCTTGATTGGCAGATTCAACAAATCTTAGCAAACCGCGACCTGAAACAAGCTAGCCAGTTTCAGCAAGTGGCTCAACAGATGGTGAAATTGTTGCAGCAAATTGAGAACAGAGATACGCGCAACTATTATGTAGGTCACTGTGCCGAACTACTTAGCTTGGGAGATGCCCGACTTGTACCCCTGCGGGCAGAAAATCTTTTAGCTCAAATTGCGCCTGTCAAGAATTATCAAAACTCAAAACCTGTGAAAAGGCAGCAGGCGGCATTAGCCCCTACTAGTAGTCTGTCTCCTACTACCCAAGCCTTCCCCGAGAAAGGCGATCGCAGTCTTTTAGAACAAGCAGAGGCTTTACTGTTACGGATTTACTTGCATTGCCCCGAACATCGTCAAGCGGTGAGTGATGCTCTTAAGGAACGAGATTTGCAATTCAGCCTTTCTCATCACAGATTTTTGTGGCGAAAGATTTTAGAGGTAACGTCTGAGGATAGTAGGCAAGAGATAATCCATCACCTCGCGATCGCCCAGCCTCAACTAGATTTAATTTCCCACTTGCAACTCCAGTGCTTACAGTCTGAGGAGCAAATGACTCAGATTTCTCACCTGTTTCATGTGGATGAGAAGACACAGCACGACATGCTGCGCGCCTCTCAAGTGATTCAAGCCACTACTGCTTGCATGGAACGGGTGCTATGTGAAAAACGCTATCGTCACTTTTTGGAGTTGTGGCAGCAAACCGATCCAACCACAGAGCCAGAACAAGCACAGTTCTACTATCAATCACTCTACACAGAACAGCGGCGATTGCAAAAACTAGACCGACAACGCCAATTCTCTCTCCCTGACTTGTTGTAG